The following nucleotide sequence is from Citrus sinensis cultivar Valencia sweet orange chromosome 6, DVS_A1.0, whole genome shotgun sequence.
CCCTCAATTTGATTCGTCCCATTCTTCTTATTCTCTCCTATGGCATAAAATTCATCCCCGTCATCATTACTGCTCATGTAATAATGATTTGTCTTTGCCCTTGATGCTCTTGGATCATATTCTTCCTTAGATTTAGATTTCCACATTGCATTTTCAAGATCACTAACATGTTTCCCGACTCAAAATCtttgtttgtcatttttctattaaaaccaACTTTCACATTTCCCTTCCGACATTCATATTCTCGATCTCTTCCAAACTTGTCTTGctttccttttaaaataaaaatctacagcataaagaatttttaagaaaaaaaattattgactttTGAGTGtaggtttaattaaaaattgtccTATTATGTAACTTGAGTAaaggttaaaattgtaaaataattatagggGTTTTAATAGATATTTGGAGCggtgccaatagtcccacTCAATTCGAACTTCATTAGAATTTCTGCCCGGCCAAGATTCTATAGCCATTCCGAACCGCAGTGTGATAGTCCCTCCCTATTCACCATTTCTCTCTTTCAAGTATCAACTTGATAGTTCAAGTTTGTGAAATTCAAAGAAACCTTGTATAGCAGGAGGGACTGAGAAAACTGACTCTGTAAATTTTCTAAGAAAAGGAATTAGAGTAATACAAGAAAGCTTCTCCATCACGTGAACGGAAACAATTTCGTTAATGGAATCTTGTCTCGGGTTTTTAAGAAACCCTGCAAACAATCCATCTCCATTCAGCCATTGTCACTTTCCCCCATCAGgttcaataaataaactttcggctttttttttttctgtttttgttttattttctgagGAATCTTAACACGTTTATTTTTTGCCTCCGTTTATTTTCTGCTTCACATTGGaaacatgaaattttcatcatttcatGCATGATGGGgtagtttaaatttaatgacttATGAATGAATCCtctttaatgaaacaaaaaagaaaaataaaaaaggccTAAAAAAATAGCTTACCATTTGTAGGTTTCTGCAATAAATTGGCTTGCCAATAGCACAGAATTTCAATAGCTTTTGATTTAACAAAGAGAGTGTTTGTGTTATGATGGGAGAGGCATGGGACAGTCTAGGCTCAACTCTAGCAACTTTCATGTTTGTGTTTGCAATGTTCAAGCAGCACATCCCTAGACAAGCTTGGTACTTTCTTGAAAAACATTGTCACAAATTGGTGAGTTTGTTCAATCCATATCTCGAAATTACATTGTATGAATTCTCCAGTAACAATTTCCTGCGCAACAAGGCCTACTGTGAGATACAATCTTACCTCAGTGGCAGGGAAGAGACCTCTCTTCATGCCTCACGGTTTAAAGCTGATGTTATTAACGATAGCCGGCGTACAGCCCTTAGCATGGAGGATTATGAGGAGGTTTCTGATGAGTACAAGGGTGTCAGAGTTTGGTGGGTGCTGGGGAAGAAAGTTCCACGTACACCTGTGGTTTCTTTTTACCGGGGGAGTTATGATGAGAGGCATTACACACTTACATTTCATAAGAGGTACCAGGAGCTTATCACTGGGGATTATGTGAATCATGTTTTGGAAGAAGGAAAGGCCATTGCCGTGAGAAACTGGCAAAGGAAGCTGTACAAGAACGTGCCTAGCCGAGCTTGGTATGAAAATAAGTGGAGTCATGTTTACTTTGAGCATCCTGCTACTTTTGATACTTTGGCCATGgcatcaaagaagaaagaagcgATCAAGAAAGATTTGATTAAGTTCACTGAGGGGAAAGAGTATTATGCGGAAATTGAGAAAGCTTGGAAGAGGGGTTACCTTCTGTTTGGTCCTCCGGGGACAGGGAAATCGACTATGATTGCTGGTATGGCTAATTATCTGAACTATGATGTGTATGATCTTGAGCTTACGAGTGTGGAGAATAACAATGAGTTGAGGTCTCTTTTGGTCAATATTTCGAGCAAGTCTATTATTGTTATAGAGGATATTGATTGCTCGCTTGATCTTTCGGGCAAAcgcaaagaaaatgaagaggaagaggaggtaaaagaagagaagaattCAGTGAAAAATGTGGGACAgagaaggaagaagaaaagcaatgTAACATTATCAGGGCTTTTGAATTGCATTGGTGGTCTTTGGTCTACTTGTGGGGGAGAAAGGATTATTGTGTTCACTACAAATCACGTTGATAAACTTGATCCTGCTTTGATAAGGAGAGGGAGAATGGATAAGCACATTGAAATGCCCTATTGTTGCTTTGAAGCATTCAAGGTGCTAGCCAAGAACTACTTGGAAATTGAGTCGCATGAGTTGTTCCATGAAATTGGCAGCTTGTTGGGTGAAACCGATATTACTCCTGCTGATGTTGCGGAGAATTTGATGCCGAAGTCTGATGAGGATGATGCAGGGACTTGTTTGAAGAATCTGATTGAAGCTCTTAAGGCGGCGAAGGAGAGGGCAAAGAAAAATGCTGGGGAAGAAGCAGAGCTGAAGGCAGAGGAGGCAAATGGATCCATTGCTAAAGGGAACGCAAGCAATTAGCAGTAATTTTCTTCACACGTCTGTTCTGAGTGCTCAcatttattgtattattttcagTTTCTAGAATAATTAACTGTTGCATTTTGTTGGCTGTTAGTAGTGAAAGCTGGAGGGTGTATGCGTCTTTAGGATTTGATTTGTGTACTCTCTAGGAATAGTTTTAATTctgtttttataaatttgatcaAAGTTTGTGGTAGCTTTCAATTTCGATTTATATATCTAGCAGAAGAAGTttgataatcaaattaatgagTGTGAACTTGAATAGTGTTTTTTGAGGTACTGTCATCATTTATGGTGAAACTTTTTGCAAATAAGGGATCGACAATGCAtcctatttattattattgattagtATTTACTTATTAACTAACTTAAATCTGTTGGGTTGAACGATTCTCTAAGATGACGTCaaagttatattaattatttcaagtttaatttataaactCACTCTTCGACTCGACAGACTTTTCTTTTGCCTTATCGACGAACTAACTACAGTCTCCTGTCTTAAGTTTCAATTTCTGAACTTTCGAGTTTCGAACACGTTTCATGTGAAGGGGCATGTCacaaagattttttattagtgCTGTTATTGAGCCGGCGGTATCAAATTAATCTTGCGAGTCAATTAATTAGCTTCCCTAACATTTACTATTTTagtaatatcttttttttttttttaaatattcacaaaatacaaaaacaaacaaaaaaaaattgctgcaCATGGTCTATACCAGATAatcttctataattaaattaatttataataagatTCAGAACCACTgaacgatttttttttttatttttttttttataagaactgAAACAGAATTTaatcaacaataattttataaaaatctataCGTACAGTCAAACAAGAAAGCCGTGTTCTTTCATCACGTGAATGAAAACAACATGTTTAAAAGATTTATGTAATAAGATTTAGCTTTATAATATGACAATCTAtaaaagcaattaattaacgcaatatatatatatatacccgTCAACGGCCAGAGGAGTTCCGGTGACTTTTCAATAGCGTCCGGCGGCGGTTCggtgataattaatttatattttttatattttcatattaaataaataaataagtttatttattttattaagtttcttaaatcatttattaaatttaattaatatataattatttataatattaaattaataaaataaacatataaataataattataaatgacattaaataagttaaaaaattgaagggtaattttggaaactttaattttcaacataagaagaatttaaaatcttcACTACTTAGtgtggaattcaaattctatattatcatagatattaaattctaatgaaaattaaattcttatatattttgtccaactaaataatagaaataaaaataaaatttaaattacttttatttccTCCATTCTTTAATCCCAACCAAACACCACCTAAGATTGCATAATCAGTGCTTTTGAATTAGCTTTTGGAgttaataaatgttaattttattgtgaTTGTAAATGTGGAAGAGTTATAATCAGCTATTTTATATGTTctcattttattatcaaacTTGAAAGAGCTTTTGATATCCTTGTGCTCCATAGTTGCATCAATGTAGAtgagaatttgagaaaaagaaatatgtttttctaagtattttaattaaaaaaatcacaaatctCAAGTGATGACATAGTTACGTAGCTCATAAGTTTTTCTGTCTTAGAATATTCAACCGTCCATTGCCGACTTGAAAACAAGCAGACAAAACCAACACTCAACTTCTAGGCCTGCTTTTTCAATGGGTTCACATCTGGATAACACAAGTGTAAATACATAAGCCACCGGCTACCTTTCTCTCAAAGCCAGACCCCCATAAACAAAACCATCAAGCAGAAGCAGAATAagcggaaaaaaaaaaaaaaaaaaaaaaaaaaaaaagtcatcaGAAATTCATCAAACATGGAATCCAAAGACTTGTTTACTAGTCTTGGTTCCATAATTGCCAGTGGAATGTTTCTCTGGGCAATGTTTCAGCAGTATTTCCCTTATGAACTTCGACACAACATTGAAAAATACTCTCAAAGATTGGTCAGTTTCTTCTACCCTTACGTCCAAATCACCTTCAATGAGTTCACAGGTGACCGGTTCATGCGTAGTGAAGCTTATTCTGCAATTGAGAATTACCTCAGCTCCAAGTCATCTACACAAGCAAAGAGACTCAAGGCTGATATAATCAAAAACAGCAGCCAGTCACTTGTGCTAAGCATGGACGACCATGAAGAAGTTGCTGATGAATTCCAAGGAATCAAACTCTGGTGGAGCTCGGGCAAACACATATCTAAGTCTCAGGTATTTTCTTTCTATCCGGCAACAGATGAGAAGAGATACTACAAGCTAACTTTCCATAAACGTCACCGTGATTTAATCTTAGGTCCATACTTGGTTAGTGTACTTAAAGAAGGCAGGGAAATCAAGGTGAGAAATAGGATGAGAAAGCTTTATACAAATAATGGTTCAAATTGGGTTCATGTAGTTTTCGAACACcctgcaacatttcaaacactTGCTATGGAACCTGCAGAGAAGAAGgaaattattgatgatttgatCGCATTTAGTAAGTCTGAGGACTTTTATGCAAGAATTGGGAGGGCTTGGAAAAGAGGGTATCTCTTGTATGGCCCTCCGGGGACCGGTAAGTCCACTATGATAGCTGCCATGGCCAATCTTTTAGGCTATGATCTTTATGATCTTGAATTAACTGCCGTGAAGGACAACACTGAGTTAAGGAAGCTGTTGATTGAGACATCAAGCAAGTCTATTATAGTAATCGAGGACATCGATTGCTCGCTAGATTTGACCGGGcaaagaaggaagaaaaaggagaaaaaagagGATGAGGGGAACGACAAGGATCCGCGGCAGAAGCttggaaaagaagaaagagaaacgAATAACAGTCAGGTTACTCTTTCGGGGCTACTGAATTTCATTGATGGTTTGTGGTCAGCTTGTGGTGGTGAAAGGCTAATTGTGTTTACTACTAATTACATTGAGAAGCTTGATCCTGCTTTAATCCGTAAAGGAAGAATGGACAAGCATATAGAGTTGTCGCATTGTAGCTACGAAGCATTCAAGGTTCTTTCTAAGAACTATCTCAATATTGAGTCACATAACTTGTTTGACAAGATTGGCGAATTGTTAGGGGAAGCAAAGATGACACCAGCTGATGTTGCTGAGCATTTGATGCCGAAAACGTTTCCTGCTGATATTGAATTTAGCCTTAGAAGCTTGAACCAGGCTTTGGAATTGGCAAAAGAAGAGGCGAGAAGGGTGAAAGTTGATGATAAAGAAGCAAATGAGAACGAGTCATTGGGTAAGGAAGaagcaaaagaagaagagaagtaACAAGAAGCTAAGaaaattaccaaaaagaaaaaataaaaaggggagaattttttttttttcccctgttTTCCCTTGACAATGACTTGgtgaaataagaaaatataattttgtttttctgtgaTTGTTTTGTGCGAATTGGGAAATGGAATTTGATTCTCTTGATTCTTCTTTATACTGGGCCGGCAGCAAGATTGAGACATTTCTTGTCTTCGTCGGGACATTCTCGATTCGAGGTTTTTTCAATCTTGTTGGAGGCCCATAAGTTTTTTGTATCTTTCAAACTAAGTGATCCTAATCTTAGGCTTAGTTTGACAAATAAGTTGGCccaatatgaaattaatccaAACAACCACATTTACGGAGAtcaagataataaattttgagccAAATCTTTGGCCCAATCTAAGAGCCGAATAGGAAACTTTTTAGTCCCAAAAGTTTACcattagtatttcttttctttcttttttaactcctccaaagaaaatataaattattcttcAAAAAACATAAACTTCTGATGCAAATATGTAAGTGCTCGCCCTTGCAAGCTCCACCCAATAAACTAACATTAGTAATCATTCTTCCATGTGGGTTTTAAATATCATGAGCCTGGTGTTAAGGAGGAATTTTgttttactaattaaaaacTGATTGGTGTGTGCTAAAAGTGGCCAAAGAAGGGgcatttatgaaaaattttccaCAACAAGATACAATCAAATGAAGAGTCAAGAGTTAATTAATCACCATCTAGGAAAGTGTTTGTCTAATCACCTTCTAGGAAAATGTTTTTCTAATTAACTTCATTGCAAGTTCCCTTGGTCAGCTGCAAAGAAAATTCATCATATGCAAGTTTCACTGGAAGTTCCGATGCCTGTCTGCTTGCGTAGAAATGGGAAAACGAAACTCATGCTTGAAACaaaagtgtttttttattttattttttatggtcTTTGTctcagaaaaaaagaaaaaagaaaatctattGGAAAATTTTGTATAGTATTCTTATGGCTGCTTGACTTAAAAGAGAGCATGTGGTTTTACTTCGTCGAacacttgaaaattttctaacaTCAATTTTCCCATGCGCTTTCACACATCGATTTCAGGGTGGGGCTATTGGCTCCTTTAACCATGCTTTCCTTTCCTTAAACCATTTgatattagttttattttcctggtCAACTTCCCACTTAATTGATGATTTTGTActacttaattaattgattatttgacAGACTtgctttgtttatttatttattcctttCTGACTGATTTGCTAGAGTTCTATTTTCCTCATTTAAGCTTCGAAATTCCGTGCAATAAGTTTCTTTAGAGAACGAccgagataaaaaaaaaaaaaatcccttataaaaaataaaaaattgctatagcaactttttttttttttatcaaattcatttatatttatccttTATTTATCAagttcatttatatttatccttattttttatatttgggTGGAAGATATTCCACAACATTTATCTTAACCTTTgcatttattcttattaatctTGTGGCTTAGAATGCAAAAAGTGCATTTGTAAAAgtcataaaattcaattttatgtatttatacATACTATGTTTATAATAAATTcctaaattttatcttattgaaATCAATcgattaattaatagtttttaattatgaataattGAACATCACGTTCAAATTAGGCGTTTGTTGTAAATTCTCAATAGATCACCTATCCTTAAAATTGCTCCAGTTTTAGTATGTTTTAAGTATAGAATTTTGTCTTTAAAAAAgcctataaaattttgaagtaaaaattggcatatttttctaaaaactaATTGATGATTAGAGAAAGGAcattaaatcatttaatttcaaCTCTCCATAATCCTAAGAGTGGTGATTGGCCTCCATAATGCCAACAACCTTGAAAAGTACTTAAACAATCAATCTTGAAATTTCTTCTCatggatttattttcttttataaattaagaaaagtgCATGCATCAAGTCGCAGTCGTCAACACATACAGAAGAGTCTCCCCCTCCTTACGGCCTTTCCCAATCTGCTTCCCGGATTTCAGATCCTGAATCACACaacccaaaaaatatatatatgtgtgtgtgtgtgtgtgtgtgaacccattgaaaggaaaaaaaaaaaaaacaaaagatttgaaaaCAAAGCAGCATTATTTAGTTCCCCAAATCATCGACCATGAAATGGTcataattaatatgatttttttttttttttttttttaatgtggaCACGACCTTGAAGCTTGGCTGTGCAATTGATGGTTTAATCTTTTGATACCGTTAGACGTCCCATGTTTTGGCATACTTctaattacaataatgataaCACTTACCTCTTGTACCTAGCTACCCATTCCAAATTAACCAGTCCTTAATTACATTTCCCTTTACAATTAATCTGCAAGCTCATCAAATCAGGAAATCATTAATGTCAGTAATATCCTTGTAATTAACTGCGTTAACTTGTCAtctaaataaaagaaaaataatcattttggAAAACCGACCCAGCATATAACAAGACCATTTGCATAACAAAGTACCATGAAATTTCTCAAGCTGGGGGTACTTCATCATATCTTTCGTAGaaacaatgaaattatattaaagcaaaaacaagGTAAGTGAGTTACTATAAAGTTTCGtatgtaattatttatatatatattaaatgtgAATATGAAACATTCCAATTCGTTGAACACATGGTGGCACGCATACGCAAGGACTTTTTAAAGACCTAGTCAATTTCCCAGTCATTTCCTTAAACAACTTTCATATCATGTGTCGATCAATGAATCAATTccctgttattttttttttttctataaataccCACATAATGCACAAAGaaccataaattaaaatactacGTATACAAGAGAGAGCTAGAGCTGCAGCTAGCAGCAAATTAAATATAGAAAGTTGGGGCACTTATATCGCAGGGGAGATGGGACCAACTGCAGCCGCTAGGTAGCAGCCGGTGCCATCCTCCTGCGATATGAGAACCCTCCAACTTACTCTTgtccaaattaaaattactctcattattatttattctcttgcgtgtttattaattacttgttGGGAGCacttttgagttttgttgCAGGAGAGACGGCACCAGCTGCTTTGCAAGTACATACCGCGCTGCAGAAGCAGCTGGTGCCATTTCTTCTGCAACTTAAATTCGAATATCCTTAATTTGCTCTCTCGCTATTATTCTAGCTCCGCCTGTAAACTCTCCATAagatatgtatgtatgtgtacatatataattactCTGTAATCAGTTCATCTTGTTCATCTTTTGTTTCCTTACTTTCTTTAAAAGTTCCGGCTTTCTCGTTCGGATATCTAcgcatattttcttttcttttcttttttcttttaataaaaacttatttaatttctcattttcctACTACACCAACTCTTATTTGCTAGCTAGATTAATTTCCATATAGATTAAAGGTTGCTTAAGGAAATTAAAACATAGCACTAAGGTACGCTTAGTTTTTCGATAACCAGCTGATTTTAACTGTTAATAATGGTGTTTAAGAAACGCTCATCAATAATTCTTCCGAAAGTAATACTTCAATTCCAAAACTACTGTGCggtttatttcaaattaattacagTACCGCAGTACCTTGAGTTTGATTATCTTGGCATCTTGCTGCTGTTatttaatgtatatatattgattCTCTTActtgatatatattgatttccTTACCAAATTTTCCCCAAATTTTCAGTAGATTAATTGATACTATCTGAGAATGTTATAATGAAACTACTTGCATGTCTGATGAACAGACATTGATGCATGTAGCAAAAACTTTGGCAtacaaaaaagagagaaaacttaaaaaagaCATGTAATATATACATctatttgagaagaagaagaaaaagataatacCAACCTTTCATTTCTCtgctaattttaataaattaatttctttctttccttctttctttttctcctttttggttttttgttttgaaccaCATTGAAATTTCgtttaaacaaacaaattaaggTAAAATAACATAGTTAGAATATAAATCAAGATTGATTTACAAACAATCGCCTATTGGCCAAActattatattaattgtacTTTTACACCGAAGATACCAGGTAAGGAAGCTGATGTAGTTGAGAAAATGATGATTGCATACCAGATCTGAGCTTCAAAATAGACGCCTCCTTCTTTATCAGATTTGGTTCTTCTAACTAGTATCATGATGGATTTCACAGAGATCAATTGTTATTGAATGAATCTTCTAGATCTGTGCctgaagaaaaacaaaaacaaaaacaaaattatgggAACTGATATTCAGGAAAACCCTAACCCTAacgatttttttaaaaaaagagcaTGACATCCCCAATGTTTTTGGAGGCATAAACTTATGAgctttttttaacataattttacttgttttatccaaatgaaaaattaaagcagatGAGTGACAGaattaaagagaaagagaTGAAGAAAGTTGATAATTAACAAAACCTAATTTCGTGTACTTAAATGTCACTGTGCTGCAGCAACTCAAACCAAAATCAGTAGACTGACGacatttgatatatatatatagaggaTGAAGGGAGTCTTGTCACCGGGAGATGGCGCTTACGGCGTTATTTATGCACAACTTagttaatgcaattaagaggTAGTAGGTGCTATCTCTCCGGCGACAAGAATCCCTGTAGCCCCCCTCTCTCTCCTGCTCCCTTGCCGCAAGCTATGACTGCCTTTGTGTATGAAAATTGACCGATTTATAGAGAGAGCATTGTGTTTGCCTTTGCAAAGTGCATACGTGTACGTGCATGCGTCATATGCTGTAAGCATTGATGAATGATCCATTGATAATAATCTAGTGGAGTATaacaactataattttttgtcgttaatttattatttttcttagatatttactttttgatatttatttattttctttgaaaatatgaatCTTTTCTGAATAGAACAATTTGACTTCTTTCTTTATGCAAAGTCCAAATCATCAACTAGGTTATAAAATTTGGtgtgataataaaataagtaatttttttaattaaaaaaattaatgaataattcAAATTCCTCTCCTCCAACGTGAGAGGAGTTCAAATCTCAAATTTGTTATTCGACCCTAAAAGATTTTACATTGTTATAATAACTAGCCTAGCACcagcaataaaattttcatgatgCGTGAAAATAGGTGATTTGATCTCCATATTTACGGAGATGTTTCTACCTCAGATCAAATTAAAGTCGAATAGTTGTGCTCATAAtgcatatattttcaatattctaAGCTTGAAGCGTGTGCATGAACAGAATTAGGCTTTGTATGCTCTACCTTTCATCTCAAAAAAGGTAAATAAATGGTGCAAGACAGATCATGAAATGCTTGGAAAAGACGATGAAGATTTAACAATTATTGACCACAAAATACCTTTTTTTGACCTTTTGCTAAAGCAGAAATAATTTCTAaccatattaaattatatattattcaaccttttaaaattaatggtcTGTAAAGAAGCATTAATACGTCAACTTTTCATGGGTACCATTTAACCCTGCTAATTACGCTCATTGCGGTAGGCAAAAGTTCGACATTCTCGATTTTGTACAACATAACTCAGTTGAATCAAAGATTATTGGATTACATGGTATAATGGGGGAGtcaaacaaattgaaaatgttCTTAGATCAATTAGTTGATTAATGAAATGGCCACT
It contains:
- the LOC102614646 gene encoding AAA-ATPase ASD, mitochondrial-like → MESKDLFTSLGSIIASGMFLWAMFQQYFPYELRHNIEKYSQRLVSFFYPYVQITFNEFTGDRFMRSEAYSAIENYLSSKSSTQAKRLKADIIKNSSQSLVLSMDDHEEVADEFQGIKLWWSSGKHISKSQVFSFYPATDEKRYYKLTFHKRHRDLILGPYLVSVLKEGREIKVRNRMRKLYTNNGSNWVHVVFEHPATFQTLAMEPAEKKEIIDDLIAFSKSEDFYARIGRAWKRGYLLYGPPGTGKSTMIAAMANLLGYDLYDLELTAVKDNTELRKLLIETSSKSIIVIEDIDCSLDLTGQRRKKKEKKEDEGNDKDPRQKLGKEERETNNSQVTLSGLLNFIDGLWSACGGERLIVFTTNYIEKLDPALIRKGRMDKHIELSHCSYEAFKVLSKNYLNIESHNLFDKIGELLGEAKMTPADVAEHLMPKTFPADIEFSLRSLNQALELAKEEARRVKVDDKEANENESLGKEEAKEEEK
- the LOC102608056 gene encoding AAA-ATPase At3g28580-like — protein: MMGEAWDSLGSTLATFMFVFAMFKQHIPRQAWYFLEKHCHKLVSLFNPYLEITLYEFSSNNFLRNKAYCEIQSYLSGREETSLHASRFKADVINDSRRTALSMEDYEEVSDEYKGVRVWWVLGKKVPRTPVVSFYRGSYDERHYTLTFHKRYQELITGDYVNHVLEEGKAIAVRNWQRKLYKNVPSRAWYENKWSHVYFEHPATFDTLAMASKKKEAIKKDLIKFTEGKEYYAEIEKAWKRGYLLFGPPGTGKSTMIAGMANYLNYDVYDLELTSVENNNELRSLLVNISSKSIIVIEDIDCSLDLSGKRKENEEEEEVKEEKNSVKNVGQRRKKKSNVTLSGLLNCIGGLWSTCGGERIIVFTTNHVDKLDPALIRRGRMDKHIEMPYCCFEAFKVLAKNYLEIESHELFHEIGSLLGETDITPADVAENLMPKSDEDDAGTCLKNLIEALKAAKERAKKNAGEEAELKAEEANGSIAKGNASN